A single Flavobacterium sp. 1 DNA region contains:
- a CDS encoding TonB-dependent receptor: MYFKLTYLSLKRIFFLSLALLSFQSGHSTVIFLKNSNVKNKIEKATLVSIFSKLSHQTGYKFSYGEAIIADNTVYTVNYANESVTLILEDLSKKANFNYNINGKLVLIKKAVAVAANRKAVEKSTVKGKVVDENGVPIPGVTVLESNTSNFVVTGYDGDFELLVTDSKTIQLSYMGYKTKTVTIQNSFMTISLEPNTSELSEVLVVGYGKQSKKDVTGAVTQLEAANFRQGITISPDALLQGKVAGVRVVSTSGEPGAGVNVTIRGVGSIRSGSTPLFVVDGVPLSNDEVSPAGSNVGFGTSSAKNPLNFLNASDIESITVLKDASAAAIYGARGSNGVVLVTTKKGSKGDATLTLDTYMGISTVANKLDVLNADQYRKAITDPAFDHGSTTDWQDVIYRTAITKNNALSFSKQTASGNYYASLAQMDQEGVINNSNFKRLSGRINAAESFLDNKRLRVKMNLTASETKDDGVPTSDDGGSNGQLIVHTLMANPTRSVFDKNGDYTNFNMNAHYNPAYLLSIYEDQTRTLRVLGNVETSFRIVNGLEYKFNLGIDRSTSERNTTIYPNLTDLNPKGKYVQSNLDTKNTLVDQYLTYNLLLDKHKIEVLGGFSYQKFENSGTTFSVDGIAVKGTGVKPEYNPGFAGTQSGVSGYAQENELQSYFGRVNYTLEDKYLLTASMRADGSTRFGENNKYGYFPSFALGWNISKENFFKDSSSIDNLKLRASWGETGNQEVENKITQASYSLSGADGYYLYSDLNLVNGISVNRTPNPDLKWEVVTQYNLGLDFNLWKDKFYGTFDYFNKTTTDAILNIPSQALSPTTTIWTNIDGKIVNKGFEIMLGSKIIDSKDFTWNVDLNGATLDNEIQDLPVSEILTGTISGPGQSGVYANIYKSGYAAGSFYLLDHIGFDSKGANIFRDTNGDGKIDNSDRIIIEGALPTFYYGFNSDMKYRNFSFSFSIIGQSGGYLLNNTGLNALNINNLASDRNVATDYYESGANPANSPILSTLFLEKSDFIRLNTARIGYNFDLKQITWLNGLTLYVTGQNLITITKYSGYDPLINSPKSSGGNQSLGIDYASYPTSRTFSFGVTLKL, encoded by the coding sequence ACATTAATCTTAGAAGACCTTTCTAAAAAAGCAAATTTTAATTATAACATTAATGGCAAATTAGTTTTAATCAAAAAAGCTGTTGCTGTTGCTGCAAACAGAAAAGCAGTTGAAAAAAGCACAGTAAAAGGAAAAGTGGTTGATGAAAATGGTGTGCCTATTCCAGGTGTAACTGTTTTAGAAAGCAATACTTCAAACTTTGTGGTTACTGGTTATGATGGTGATTTTGAACTTTTAGTCACAGACAGTAAAACGATACAGCTGTCTTATATGGGCTATAAAACTAAAACAGTTACTATTCAAAACAGTTTTATGACTATTTCATTAGAACCCAACACTTCCGAATTAAGCGAAGTACTAGTAGTGGGTTATGGTAAACAATCTAAAAAAGATGTAACAGGAGCAGTAACACAATTAGAAGCTGCCAATTTTAGACAAGGAATTACGATTTCACCAGATGCTTTGCTGCAGGGAAAAGTGGCGGGAGTTAGAGTGGTAAGTACTAGTGGTGAACCAGGAGCTGGAGTGAATGTTACCATTCGTGGAGTTGGATCGATCAGAAGTGGAAGTACTCCTTTGTTTGTTGTTGACGGAGTTCCTTTGTCTAATGATGAAGTAAGTCCTGCGGGAAGTAATGTTGGTTTTGGGACTTCATCGGCTAAGAATCCTTTAAATTTTTTGAATGCAAGCGATATAGAATCGATAACAGTTTTAAAAGACGCTTCTGCTGCAGCGATATATGGAGCGAGAGGTTCTAATGGAGTGGTACTTGTTACTACAAAAAAAGGATCAAAAGGAGATGCAACACTTACTCTTGATACTTATATGGGGATTTCAACTGTGGCGAATAAGCTTGATGTCTTAAATGCAGATCAATATCGAAAAGCAATAACAGACCCTGCTTTTGACCATGGCAGTACTACCGATTGGCAAGATGTGATTTATAGAACAGCAATTACAAAAAATAATGCTTTGTCATTTTCTAAACAAACCGCATCAGGAAATTATTATGCTTCATTGGCACAAATGGATCAGGAAGGGGTTATTAATAACAGTAATTTTAAACGTCTTTCTGGTAGAATCAATGCTGCCGAATCATTTCTGGACAACAAACGTTTGAGAGTAAAAATGAATCTTACAGCCAGTGAAACTAAAGATGATGGTGTACCTACCAGCGATGACGGAGGATCCAATGGACAATTAATTGTACATACTTTAATGGCTAACCCGACTAGATCTGTTTTCGATAAAAATGGAGATTATACCAATTTTAATATGAATGCGCATTATAATCCAGCTTATTTATTGAGCATTTATGAGGATCAGACACGCACGCTACGAGTTTTAGGAAATGTAGAAACTTCTTTCCGAATTGTTAACGGATTGGAATACAAATTCAATTTAGGGATTGATCGTTCGACATCTGAGAGAAACACAACTATTTACCCCAATTTAACCGATTTGAACCCAAAGGGGAAATATGTTCAAAGTAATCTTGATACCAAAAACACTTTGGTAGATCAATACTTAACTTATAATTTGTTATTAGACAAGCATAAAATAGAAGTTTTAGGAGGCTTCTCCTATCAAAAATTTGAAAATTCAGGTACTACTTTCAGCGTTGATGGCATAGCCGTCAAAGGTACCGGAGTTAAACCTGAATACAATCCTGGTTTCGCAGGAACACAATCAGGAGTTTCTGGTTATGCTCAAGAAAATGAATTGCAATCATATTTTGGAAGAGTAAATTATACTTTAGAGGATAAGTATCTTTTAACAGCTTCGATGAGAGCAGACGGTTCGACTCGTTTTGGAGAGAATAATAAGTATGGTTACTTTCCTTCATTTGCTTTAGGATGGAATATCTCTAAAGAAAATTTCTTCAAAGATTCTTCGTCAATTGACAACTTAAAATTAAGAGCCAGTTGGGGAGAAACGGGAAATCAAGAGGTGGAAAATAAAATTACACAAGCTAGTTATTCTTTATCTGGAGCTGACGGCTATTATTTATACAGTGATTTAAACTTGGTAAATGGAATTTCAGTAAACAGAACTCCAAATCCCGATTTAAAATGGGAAGTGGTAACGCAGTATAATCTAGGATTGGACTTTAATTTATGGAAAGACAAGTTTTATGGTACATTCGATTACTTTAATAAAACTACTACTGATGCAATTCTGAATATTCCTTCACAAGCATTAAGTCCAACTACTACTATTTGGACAAATATTGATGGTAAAATTGTCAATAAAGGTTTTGAGATTATGTTGGGCTCAAAAATAATTGATTCTAAAGATTTTACTTGGAACGTAGATTTAAACGGTGCCACTTTGGATAATGAAATTCAAGACTTGCCAGTTTCAGAAATCTTGACAGGAACCATTTCTGGCCCTGGTCAATCAGGTGTATATGCCAATATTTACAAAAGCGGTTATGCTGCTGGTTCTTTCTATCTTTTAGACCATATTGGTTTTGATTCAAAAGGCGCTAATATCTTCAGAGATACTAATGGTGATGGTAAAATTGATAATAGTGACCGAATAATTATTGAGGGCGCATTACCAACGTTTTATTATGGTTTTAATAGTGATATGAAATACAGAAATTTCAGTTTTTCATTTTCAATAATTGGACAATCAGGAGGTTATTTGCTGAATAATACTGGATTAAATGCTTTGAATATTAATAATCTGGCTTCTGATCGAAATGTTGCTACAGATTATTACGAATCTGGTGCAAACCCTGCAAATTCGCCGATTTTGTCTACTCTTTTTTTAGAGAAATCGGATTTTATTCGATTAAATACAGCTCGTATAGGATATAATTTTGATCTAAAACAAATCACTTGGTTAAATGGTTTGACGCTTTATGTCACAGGTCAAAATTTGATTACCATTACGAAATATTCTGGATATGATCCATTAATTAATAGTCCTAAATCAAGCGGTGGAAATCAATCATTAGGAATTGATTATGCTAGTTATCCAACTTCCAGAACGTTCAGTTTTGGAGTAACTTTAAAATTATAA
- a CDS encoding RagB/SusD family nutrient uptake outer membrane protein — translation MKTNTIFNIKTVALFSFILLFSNCTNLDEVVLDEVLGDNASNPAGALAAAYDRLGDRTFVDHGCIFSLQEYTTDVAILPTRGSDWGDGGKWRAMHEFTWAPDNAIITDNWNLLTNGITRSLTAIQSVQESSIPEKKLFLAEAKGLLAYYTYTTLDLFGQAPYRDPSNPNGPLQILKSETEIDNLIIQVEALLPDLADLGQQSTHHGRFTKQAAYGLLSAMYLNRAVYKDRYNAASSFNFNETAVSGTGTDMDKVIYYTSLLIDSGKFKLESNYFKNFSIDNTNGSELIFAIVQKIDYVRNGSNSFAYVSMERNQRTSAANRGTNAACTTPEFYASWNGNHDDPRFQRNYQYSDGTWFMNDGTTPSVPATDIVPKSAGLPWFHFNMGLVVGPQYGPKLLSTGGFEMTADNRIKVSPLYMEKSSTTRMDFTPELIFNNPSQAIFSQNQINQGVRVFKFEFDPEEGNGSSNVDIPLYRLGGIYTMRAEAYFRKGSIASALADINMLRTSRTRESLFGNAPGKALIALDKESLYKELGFEMYWEMYRRPQMIRFGKFDLPYTAKPASEPFRRVFPIPQATIDVTKEFKQNQGYN, via the coding sequence ATGAAAACAAACACAATTTTCAATATAAAAACAGTGGCACTATTCTCTTTTATTTTACTGTTTAGCAACTGCACTAATTTGGACGAAGTGGTTTTAGACGAGGTGCTTGGGGATAATGCTTCTAATCCGGCTGGAGCATTAGCAGCAGCTTATGATCGATTAGGGGACAGGACCTTTGTAGATCATGGATGTATTTTTTCTTTGCAGGAATATACCACAGACGTTGCAATTTTACCAACTCGCGGAAGTGATTGGGGAGATGGTGGAAAATGGAGAGCAATGCATGAATTTACTTGGGCACCAGACAATGCTATCATTACAGATAACTGGAATTTATTAACGAATGGAATAACCCGTTCTTTAACAGCCATTCAATCAGTTCAGGAGAGTTCTATTCCTGAGAAAAAATTGTTTTTAGCCGAAGCCAAAGGACTTTTAGCCTATTATACTTATACTACTTTGGATTTATTTGGACAAGCACCATATAGAGATCCAAGTAATCCAAATGGCCCATTGCAAATTCTAAAATCCGAAACAGAAATCGATAATTTGATTATCCAAGTTGAAGCTTTATTGCCAGATTTGGCTGATTTGGGTCAGCAATCAACTCATCATGGTCGATTTACAAAACAAGCGGCTTATGGTTTATTGAGTGCAATGTATTTAAATCGTGCGGTGTATAAAGATCGTTACAATGCTGCATCCAGTTTTAATTTTAATGAGACAGCCGTAAGCGGAACAGGAACGGATATGGATAAAGTTATTTATTATACTTCTTTGTTAATCGATTCTGGGAAATTTAAATTAGAGAGCAATTACTTTAAAAATTTCTCTATTGATAATACTAACGGATCTGAGCTGATTTTTGCCATTGTGCAAAAGATTGATTATGTTCGAAACGGGTCTAATAGTTTTGCTTATGTTAGTATGGAGCGTAACCAAAGAACCTCGGCAGCCAACAGAGGAACAAATGCAGCCTGTACAACACCCGAATTTTACGCTAGTTGGAACGGAAATCATGATGACCCTAGATTTCAAAGAAATTATCAGTATTCAGATGGCACATGGTTTATGAATGATGGTACTACACCAAGTGTTCCTGCTACCGACATTGTACCTAAAAGTGCAGGATTACCTTGGTTTCATTTTAATATGGGGTTAGTAGTAGGACCGCAATATGGGCCTAAGCTATTGTCAACAGGAGGATTTGAAATGACGGCTGATAATCGTATTAAAGTTTCTCCTTTATATATGGAAAAAAGTTCAACTACCCGAATGGATTTTACTCCTGAGTTGATTTTTAATAACCCATCGCAAGCTATTTTTTCTCAAAATCAAATCAATCAAGGGGTTAGAGTATTTAAATTTGAATTTGATCCAGAAGAAGGAAATGGTTCCAGTAATGTAGATATCCCATTATATCGTTTGGGAGGAATTTATACGATGAGAGCCGAAGCCTATTTTAGAAAAGGATCAATTGCTTCAGCACTTGCCGACATCAATATGTTACGTACTAGTAGAACTAGGGAATCTCTGTTTGGAAATGCTCCAGGAAAGGCACTCATAGCTTTAGATAAAGAATCGCTTTATAAAGAATTAGGATTCGAAATGTACTGGGAAATGTACAGACGACCACAAATGATTCGTTTTGGAAAATTTGATTTGCCTTATACTGCAAAACCGGCTTCAGAGCCATTCAGAAGAGTTTTCCCTATTCCGCAAGCAACTATTGATGTTACTAAGGAATTCAAACAGAATCAAGGGTACAATTAG
- a CDS encoding IS256 family transposase: protein MKKEDLLSDEFLKQFKTGEDLYGFLAQLQKRGIEKMLEGELDAHLGYEKHEKTTKPNARNGFSNKKIKTSFGESEIQVPRDRDASFNPLIVPKRQSMLDGLENVIISLYAKGMSNSDIEEQIREVYNFEVSTSTISRITDTVSSDIIAWQNRPLESVYLIVWMDGIVFKVRENSKIINKTIYLAVGLNREGKKEVLGMWLGKNESASFWLGVLTDLKARGVQDILITATDNLNGFTQTIKNVFPESQTQICVVHQIRNSARYVVWKDKKDFSADMKLIYNAPTKEAAKASLEDFSKKWNHKYPYAIKSWKENWEELTVFFDFPVEIRKIIYTTNLIENLNGKIRKYTKNKLSFPTDEAVLKSVYLALREATKKWSMPIQNWGLILNQFLTIFEKRVQL from the coding sequence ATGAAAAAGGAAGATTTATTATCCGATGAATTTTTGAAGCAATTCAAAACAGGCGAAGACCTTTATGGCTTTTTAGCCCAACTACAAAAACGAGGAATAGAGAAAATGCTCGAAGGCGAATTAGATGCTCATTTAGGGTATGAAAAGCACGAGAAAACTACTAAACCCAATGCTCGTAATGGTTTCTCTAACAAGAAAATAAAAACCTCATTTGGAGAATCCGAGATTCAAGTTCCAAGAGATCGAGACGCTTCATTTAACCCACTAATTGTTCCCAAAAGGCAAAGTATGCTTGATGGTTTAGAGAACGTAATTATCTCTCTCTATGCCAAAGGAATGAGCAATAGTGACATTGAAGAACAAATTAGAGAAGTCTATAACTTTGAGGTTTCTACCAGTACCATCTCCAGAATTACCGATACTGTTTCGAGTGATATTATTGCTTGGCAAAATAGGCCTTTAGAATCTGTTTATTTAATAGTTTGGATGGACGGCATTGTTTTTAAAGTTCGTGAAAACTCAAAAATAATCAACAAAACCATCTATTTAGCCGTTGGTCTGAACCGAGAAGGTAAGAAAGAAGTACTGGGAATGTGGCTAGGAAAAAATGAAAGTGCTAGTTTTTGGCTTGGAGTTCTAACCGATTTAAAAGCTAGAGGTGTTCAAGATATACTAATTACTGCTACTGACAACCTAAATGGTTTTACGCAAACCATCAAAAATGTATTCCCAGAATCACAAACCCAAATCTGTGTAGTACACCAAATCAGGAACTCGGCACGTTATGTGGTTTGGAAGGATAAAAAAGATTTTTCAGCAGATATGAAGCTTATTTACAACGCTCCAACTAAAGAAGCGGCCAAAGCATCCTTGGAAGATTTTTCTAAAAAATGGAATCATAAATATCCCTATGCGATTAAATCCTGGAAAGAAAATTGGGAGGAACTTACCGTATTTTTTGACTTTCCTGTAGAAATCAGAAAAATAATTTACACCACAAATTTAATCGAAAATCTCAATGGCAAAATCAGAAAATATACCAAAAACAAATTATCATTCCCAACAGATGAAGCTGTTTTAAAATCTGTATATTTGGCTTTGAGAGAAGCAACCAAAAAATGGTCAATGCCAATCCAAAACTGGGGATTAATCCTCAACCAGTTCTTAACTATATTTGAAAAAAGGGTTCAACTTTAA
- a CDS encoding topoisomerase DNA-binding C4 zinc finger domain-containing protein, producing MTKRSGKFGNFLGCTNYPKCTNTVNL from the coding sequence ATGACAAAAAGAAGTGGGAAGTTTGGCAATTTTTTAGGTTGTACAAACTACCCTAAATGCACAAACACAGTAAATTTATAA
- a CDS encoding transcriptional regulator, producing the protein MNYIKHLTGFFDRIIQDPNLNPTHISLYMALFQFWNVSRFKNPISITRDEVMHISKICSKATYHKCMRELNEKKYIKYMPSFNPFKGSMVILISLSEDPKPIQKRAVNSKKNEQALNRQKTSSETSTEQALVSSINNINKTNIENDINLGEPSPHFQMHVAFSNYEKDKIQKCIPAFDEIKKHFQENNFPELEAQKFFNYFSSNGWLVGGKTPMIDWKSAVQNWMLNADKFNIGKPKTNRAKHLNTPKDKNYSEPL; encoded by the coding sequence ATGAACTACATCAAACACCTCACAGGCTTCTTCGACCGTATAATCCAAGACCCAAACCTCAACCCTACCCATATCAGTCTATACATGGCACTATTCCAGTTTTGGAATGTCAGCCGTTTTAAAAACCCAATAAGCATCACCCGGGATGAAGTAATGCATATCAGCAAAATTTGTTCAAAGGCAACCTATCACAAATGCATGAGAGAATTAAATGAAAAAAAATATATAAAATACATGCCATCATTCAATCCGTTTAAGGGTAGTATGGTAATACTTATCAGTCTCTCAGAAGATCCAAAACCGATTCAAAAAAGAGCAGTTAACAGCAAAAAAAATGAACAGGCTCTGAACAGGCAGAAAACTAGTAGTGAAACAAGTACTGAACAAGCATTGGTATCTTCTATAAACAATATAAACAAAACAAACATTGAAAACGATATAAACTTGGGAGAGCCATCCCCGCATTTCCAAATGCATGTAGCTTTTTCCAATTATGAAAAAGACAAAATACAAAAATGCATACCAGCATTTGATGAAATCAAAAAACATTTCCAAGAAAATAATTTCCCGGAGCTGGAAGCGCAAAAATTTTTCAACTATTTCTCCAGCAATGGATGGCTCGTTGGTGGCAAAACCCCCATGATCGATTGGAAATCGGCCGTGCAAAATTGGATGCTGAACGCAGACAAGTTCAACATTGGCAAACCCAAAACCAACAGAGCAAAACACCTCAACACCCCCAAAGATAAAAACTATTCAGAACCACTGTAA
- a CDS encoding ATPase has translation MNTTLNYIEVIAWIERKGIDLYGKRFKIIESDHQIIYKLIAYFLKDEQKCLEYHIDLNKGIMLSGPVGCGKTSLMNLMKHLTPSANKFTVKPCRDISFEFIKEGYEIIHKYSKIAPKTICFDDLGTENNLKYYGNECNVMAEILLSRYDLFITRKLQTHITTNLSASEIEEAYGNRVRSRLRSTLNLIAFHKETKDKR, from the coding sequence ATGAATACAACATTAAATTATATAGAAGTAATAGCTTGGATTGAGCGAAAAGGGATTGATCTATATGGCAAAAGATTTAAAATCATCGAAAGTGACCATCAAATTATTTATAAATTGATTGCTTACTTTCTAAAAGACGAACAAAAGTGCTTAGAATATCACATCGACCTCAACAAAGGAATTATGCTGTCAGGTCCAGTTGGTTGTGGCAAAACATCGCTGATGAATCTAATGAAACACCTCACCCCTTCTGCTAACAAATTCACTGTAAAACCCTGCCGGGACATCAGTTTCGAATTCATCAAAGAGGGTTATGAAATAATCCACAAATACAGTAAAATAGCTCCCAAAACAATCTGTTTTGACGATTTGGGAACAGAAAACAACCTCAAATACTACGGCAACGAATGCAACGTCATGGCCGAAATCCTATTATCGCGTTACGACCTGTTCATCACAAGAAAACTCCAAACCCACATCACCACCAACCTGTCCGCCTCAGAAATCGAAGAAGCCTACGGCAACCGAGTACGCTCCCGATTGCGCTCCACCCTAAACCTCATCGCTTTCCACAAAGAAACCAAAGACAAACGATAG
- a CDS encoding DUF5675 family protein, whose product MVLVLSRTYFPDGTNGKLEWEGRFVCYTIELPRLNNTKQVSCIPEGEYVLRKRYSKKFRWHIEVVDVENRNAILFHPANNAQKELKGCIAPVMKLSGSSLGLESRQAFIKLKSLVYKSLERKEKVLLIVKS is encoded by the coding sequence ATGGTCTTAGTATTATCCAGAACTTACTTCCCTGACGGAACTAACGGAAAACTAGAATGGGAGGGCAGATTTGTCTGTTATACCATTGAATTGCCGCGGCTCAATAATACCAAACAGGTTTCCTGTATTCCGGAAGGGGAATATGTCTTAAGAAAGCGATACAGCAAGAAGTTTCGCTGGCATATTGAAGTAGTTGACGTGGAGAACAGAAATGCTATTTTGTTTCATCCTGCCAATAATGCCCAAAAAGAATTGAAGGGCTGTATTGCTCCCGTAATGAAGCTTTCAGGTTCCAGTCTGGGGCTTGAATCGCGACAAGCTTTTATTAAATTGAAAAGTTTAGTTTATAAAAGTCTGGAGCGAAAGGAAAAGGTTTTATTAATTGTTAAATCTTAA